In the Hordeum vulgare subsp. vulgare chromosome 7H, MorexV3_pseudomolecules_assembly, whole genome shotgun sequence genome, one interval contains:
- the LOC123411224 gene encoding uncharacterized protein LOC123411224 has translation MEQSNVRLPQLAKIAALLLLFLLVPMVPPSLRAPYLYLLFNALVVGLGVQAGIISVSSRSNLTSHPAAVADAAAAVTPNHDHHLVTSQPPMTMAAPLPGRLREVNLLADRGAVKNMVGVAKKLKETIRKVPSRASIFFIGSVDPRDAGEIVDAASTLQDDQAEEGRKRWKIDGSSGDLMSKQELYAKADAFIGNFYKQLKMQREQSWNKLQDLCSYHHHNYKAKAF, from the coding sequence ATGGAACAGTCGAATGTGAGGCTGCCTCAGCTGGCCAAGATagccgcgctcctcctcctcttcctcctcgtcccCATGGTGCCTCCTTCTCTGAGGGCCCCTTATCTCTACCTCCTCTTCAACGCCCTCGTCGTCGGCCTTGGTGTCCAGGCCGGCATCATCTCCGTCTCAAGCCGGAGCAACCTAACAAGCCACCCTGCTGCTGTTGCTGACGCTGCTGCTGCTGTAACTCCTAACCACGATCACCACCTTGTCACTTCACAGCCGCCGATGACCATGGCGGCACCCTTGCCGGGACGACTTAGGGAGGTAAATCTGCTTGCAGATCGTGGTGCTGTCAAGAACATGGTGGGCGTGGCAAAGAAACTGAAGGAGACGATCAGAAAAGTCCCGTCCAGGGCGAGCATCTTCTTCATCGGGAGCGTGGACCCCCGCGACGCCGGCGAGATCGTGGATGCGGCGTCGACGCTCCAGGACGATCAGGCGGAGGAAGGGCGGAAAAGGTGGAAAATAGACGGCTCCTCCGGGGATCTCATGAGCAAGCAGGAGCTTTACGCCAAGGCCGACGCGTTCATCGGCAACTTCTACAAGCAGCTCAAGATGCAGAGGGAGCAATCGTGGAACAAGCTGCAGGACCTGTGCAGCTACCACCACCACAACTACAAGGCCAAGGCCTTCTAG